The proteins below come from a single Bactrocera dorsalis isolate Fly_Bdor chromosome 5, ASM2337382v1, whole genome shotgun sequence genomic window:
- the LOC105227352 gene encoding uncharacterized protein LOC105227352 isoform X1 — MKRRKLLLCWTILHSGLSLIAFLTLLLSKTTQAAIVPPPWSDPEKNPCASMPGGWQLLYWPPLKQCFKIFTIGYPCPETMELSPAPNVGKTKSARLNAPAAECRCPPGTALSAETNKCHEIFKRGPCEHSAYFAPLPEERAAISGGRRSSNRWGSCKMAKQCPMGMIFWPKDGRCYAQYTKGPCVKGKLLVLNEDGLGECKCEPEGALRDYFYDPEETCHEHYTKGPCSTPGELFLPGGRCDCHRHLPHYNEDHQMCYELNTPGPCPPGHIFNLPDNFTAANTATDIPRAQCQCKDGYVPWNDGLCYRLYTRGPCGPNEFLINATNCVRNFCGKSRLYFPEENTCYRIGSQGPCSLHQVVVFDFTSRPSVDGISYNGICGCSGVIWNLDQQCSNIDNGGTEDENTCESTPGMVELNGNCYKLYTRGPCGPGQWLEPIKTHTLGPQTQRFLDTKAKCVCRPGYTLAEDAGEDEQNLPRARITRCNAPTVGLARYLNKQRENSKFNTNSNFPNFQF; from the exons ATGAAACGCCGGAAGCTACTACTCTGTTGGACGATCCTACACTCTGGTCTCAGCCTAATTGCTTTTCTCACATTACTGCTTAGTAAAACTACACAAGCGGCGATTGTGCCACCGCCTTGGAGCGATCCAGAAAAGAATCCCTGCGCCAGCATGCCCGGCGGTTGGCAATTGCTCTACTGGCCGCCGCTTAAACAGTGCTTTAAAATCTTCACAATCGGCTACCCGTGCCCGGAGACGATGGAACTGAGCCCAGCGCCGAATGTGGGTAAAACGAAATCGGCGCGCCTTAATGCACCAGCAGCTGAATGCCGCTGTCCGCCAGGCACTGCGCTAAGTGCGGAGACGAATAAATGTCATGAGATATTTAAGCGTGGTCCATGCGAACATAGTGCATACTTTGCGCCATTGCCGGAAGAACGCGCGGCAATCAGTGGCGGACGAAG GTCCAGCAATCGTTGGGGCAGCTGTAAAATGGCCAAGCAATGCCCGATGGGCATGATTTTTTGGCCGAAAGATGGCAGATGCTATGCGCAGTACACGAAAGGACCTTGTGTTAAAGGCAAGCTGCTGGTTTTGAATGAAGATGGACTGGGCGAATGTAAG TGTGAACCCGAAGGTGCACTGCGCGATTATTTTTACGATCCCGAAGAGACGTGTCATGAGCATTATACCAAAGGTCCTTGCTCAACACCCGGTGAGCTCTTTCTGCCTGGTGGACGTTGTGATTGCCATCGGCATTTACCACACTACAACGAGGATCATCAAATGTGCTACGAATTGA ACACACCAGGGCCCTGTCCGCCGGGCCATATCTTCAATCTGCCAGACAATTTCACGGCCGCCAACACAGCGACAGACATACCCCGCGCACAGTGTCAGTGCAAGGACGGCTATGTGCCCTGGAATGATGGACTGTGCTACCGCCTCTACACAAGGGGACCATGTGGGCCCAACGAATTTCTAATTAATGCAACCAATTGTGTGCGCAACTTTTGCGGCAAAAGTCGTCTGTATTTTCCCGAGGAGAATACATGCTATCGCATTGGCTCACAAGGTCCGTGCTCATTGCATCAAGTGGTTGTATTCGACTTCACGTCCCGACCCTCAGTCGATGGCATTTCATACAACGGCATTTGCGGTTGCTCCGGCGTCATTTGGAATCTCGATCAACAATGTTCGAATATCGATAATGGAGGTACAGAAGATGAAAATACGTGCGAATCGACACCGGGTATGGTAGAGCTGAATGgtaattgttataaattatatacgagAGGACCATGCGGACCGGGCCAATGGTTGGAGCCGATCAAAACACATACACTCGGCCCGCAAACGCAACGCTTTTTAGATACGAAGGCGAAATGTGTCTGTCGGCCCGGCTATACGCTCGCCGAGGATGCTGGCGAGGATGAGCAAAATTTACCACGTGCGCGCATAACACGCTGCAATGCGCCCACGGTGGGATTAGCGAGGTATTTGAATAAGCAACgtgaaaattcgaaattcaatACAAATTCTAATTTTCCCAACtttcaattttaa
- the LOC105227352 gene encoding uncharacterized protein LOC105227352 isoform X2, whose translation MKRRKLLLCWTILHSGLSLIAFLTLLLSKTTQAAIVPPPWSDPEKNPCASMPGGWQLLYWPPLKQCFKIFTIGYPCPETMELSPAPNVGKTKSARLNAPAAECRCPPGTALSAETNKCHEIFKRGPCEHSAYFAPLPEERAAISGGRRSSNRWGSCKMAKQCPMGMIFWPKDGRCYAQYTKGPCVKGKLLVLNEDGLGECKCEPEGALRDYFYDPEETCHEHYTKGPCSTPGELFLPGGRCDCHRHLPHYNEDHQMCYELNTPGPCPPGHIFNLPDNFTAANTATDIPRAQCQCKDGYVPWNDGLCYRLYTRGPCGPNEFLINATNCVRNFCGKSRLYFPEENTCYRIGSQGPCSLHQVVVFDFTSRPSVDGISYNGICGCSGVIWNLDQQCSNIDNGGTEDENTCESTPGMVELNGNCYKLYTRGPCGPGQWLEPIKTHTLGPQTQRFLDTKAKCVCRPGYTLAEDAGEDEQNLPRARITRCNAPTVGLARWFLEIFG comes from the exons ATGAAACGCCGGAAGCTACTACTCTGTTGGACGATCCTACACTCTGGTCTCAGCCTAATTGCTTTTCTCACATTACTGCTTAGTAAAACTACACAAGCGGCGATTGTGCCACCGCCTTGGAGCGATCCAGAAAAGAATCCCTGCGCCAGCATGCCCGGCGGTTGGCAATTGCTCTACTGGCCGCCGCTTAAACAGTGCTTTAAAATCTTCACAATCGGCTACCCGTGCCCGGAGACGATGGAACTGAGCCCAGCGCCGAATGTGGGTAAAACGAAATCGGCGCGCCTTAATGCACCAGCAGCTGAATGCCGCTGTCCGCCAGGCACTGCGCTAAGTGCGGAGACGAATAAATGTCATGAGATATTTAAGCGTGGTCCATGCGAACATAGTGCATACTTTGCGCCATTGCCGGAAGAACGCGCGGCAATCAGTGGCGGACGAAG GTCCAGCAATCGTTGGGGCAGCTGTAAAATGGCCAAGCAATGCCCGATGGGCATGATTTTTTGGCCGAAAGATGGCAGATGCTATGCGCAGTACACGAAAGGACCTTGTGTTAAAGGCAAGCTGCTGGTTTTGAATGAAGATGGACTGGGCGAATGTAAG TGTGAACCCGAAGGTGCACTGCGCGATTATTTTTACGATCCCGAAGAGACGTGTCATGAGCATTATACCAAAGGTCCTTGCTCAACACCCGGTGAGCTCTTTCTGCCTGGTGGACGTTGTGATTGCCATCGGCATTTACCACACTACAACGAGGATCATCAAATGTGCTACGAATTGA ACACACCAGGGCCCTGTCCGCCGGGCCATATCTTCAATCTGCCAGACAATTTCACGGCCGCCAACACAGCGACAGACATACCCCGCGCACAGTGTCAGTGCAAGGACGGCTATGTGCCCTGGAATGATGGACTGTGCTACCGCCTCTACACAAGGGGACCATGTGGGCCCAACGAATTTCTAATTAATGCAACCAATTGTGTGCGCAACTTTTGCGGCAAAAGTCGTCTGTATTTTCCCGAGGAGAATACATGCTATCGCATTGGCTCACAAGGTCCGTGCTCATTGCATCAAGTGGTTGTATTCGACTTCACGTCCCGACCCTCAGTCGATGGCATTTCATACAACGGCATTTGCGGTTGCTCCGGCGTCATTTGGAATCTCGATCAACAATGTTCGAATATCGATAATGGAGGTACAGAAGATGAAAATACGTGCGAATCGACACCGGGTATGGTAGAGCTGAATGgtaattgttataaattatatacgagAGGACCATGCGGACCGGGCCAATGGTTGGAGCCGATCAAAACACATACACTCGGCCCGCAAACGCAACGCTTTTTAGATACGAAGGCGAAATGTGTCTGTCGGCCCGGCTATACGCTCGCCGAGGATGCTGGCGAGGATGAGCAAAATTTACCACGTGCGCGCATAACACGCTGCAATGCGCCCACGGTGGGATTAGCGAG ATGGTTTTTAGAAATTTTCGGATAG